One segment of Natranaeroarchaeum aerophilus DNA contains the following:
- a CDS encoding DUF5809 family protein encodes MHTTGLFSPDDEAEAVETYDSLGPAAQTVVKETAKAMAFDADEYDERVTGDVIETARDALFASLLSVQVGTVEEFEAWCEDFDGDVEVRGSEHVDNVVWHVAPGERAVAATFQSEERAAVGTLRRQAFGTIYRELVG; translated from the coding sequence ATGCACACGACGGGACTATTCTCTCCGGACGACGAAGCCGAGGCCGTAGAGACCTACGATTCGCTGGGACCGGCCGCCCAGACCGTCGTCAAGGAGACCGCGAAGGCAATGGCGTTTGACGCCGACGAGTACGACGAGCGTGTAACCGGCGACGTGATCGAGACCGCACGGGACGCGCTGTTTGCCTCACTGCTCTCGGTTCAGGTCGGGACCGTAGAGGAGTTCGAGGCGTGGTGCGAGGACTTCGACGGCGACGTCGAGGTACGGGGAAGCGAGCACGTCGACAACGTCGTCTGGCACGTCGCACCGGGCGAGCGCGCAGTCGCGGCGACGTTCCAGAGCGAGGAGCGGGCCGCAGTCGGTACGCTCCGGCGGCAGGCGTTCGGGACGATCTATCGCGAACTTGTGGGATGA
- a CDS encoding DUF2062 domain-containing protein, protein MVRERLSSLAERVRGELDRALLEDNSPSEIAGSFSIGVFITSMPTLGTGLFLFVVLAYISDRISKIALLASVIVLNPVVKWGVYAASFWLGIQLLGVPPGGVPSTVSFSAGSEIVVRLLVGNLIIAVVFTAIAYPLSLRLVRECHRRNLEPTELPAEILSD, encoded by the coding sequence ATGGTTCGTGAGCGGCTGTCGTCGCTGGCCGAGCGAGTCCGTGGCGAGCTCGATCGGGCGCTACTGGAGGATAACTCGCCGAGCGAAATTGCTGGCAGCTTCTCGATCGGGGTCTTTATCACCTCCATGCCGACGCTTGGGACCGGTCTCTTCCTGTTTGTTGTCCTCGCGTATATCTCCGATCGCATCAGCAAGATCGCGCTCCTTGCGTCGGTGATCGTGCTCAATCCCGTCGTCAAGTGGGGCGTCTACGCTGCAAGCTTCTGGCTCGGCATTCAGTTACTGGGCGTCCCGCCGGGCGGCGTCCCCTCGACTGTCTCCTTTTCGGCCGGCTCAGAGATCGTCGTCCGGCTGCTGGTCGGCAACCTGATCATCGCAGTCGTGTTCACCGCGATTGCGTATCCGCTCTCGCTACGACTCGTCCGTGAGTGTCACCGTCGGAATCTCGAACCGACCGAGCTTCCCGCCGAGATCCTTTCGGATTGA
- a CDS encoding DUF5810 domain-containing protein, translating to MGYVCPVCETPQADGEHLANHLAITAIMGREGHEEWLNEHAPDWENSTQTELAEAVVEHVPETEFPQLFEDTTDGHGHDHGHGGQSGATFEQEMARQTAGRGRGDLTDETGDVLAEARKMTEEMLNAGGEETTAAPDEE from the coding sequence ATGGGATACGTCTGTCCGGTGTGCGAGACCCCGCAGGCCGATGGGGAACACCTCGCCAACCACCTCGCGATCACCGCGATCATGGGCCGTGAGGGACACGAAGAATGGCTGAACGAACATGCTCCCGACTGGGAGAACTCGACCCAGACTGAACTTGCCGAAGCGGTCGTCGAGCACGTCCCCGAGACGGAGTTTCCGCAGCTGTTCGAGGACACGACCGATGGGCACGGCCACGACCACGGCCACGGTGGACAGTCGGGAGCCACGTTCGAGCAGGAGATGGCTCGCCAGACCGCTGGCCGCGGTCGTGGGGACCTCACCGACGAGACGGGGGACGTTCTCGCCGAAGCGCGGAAGATGACTGAAGAGATGCTGAATGCAGGGGGCGAAGAGACAACGGCGGCTCCCGACGAGGAGTAA
- a CDS encoding glycosyltransferase family 2 protein gives MQVSVVVATHAMARYPALREAVESVLEQSHEPVELVVVVDGTEAVARRAEQEFGNHANVRIHCLPDNRGVSATRTRGAELATGEVVAFLDDDAIAEPDWIERLVAAYDDHDALAVGGRMIGDWRGGRPWYLPTEFDWLVGVTYPDFAEAGAEVRNTFESNLSVRRDVFLELGGFDPDLGPTADRYRHGEGAAFGDRLRAEYDRGVVYAPDAVVAHTVFEYRTRPWFLALRAFQQGTSKRRLDRSSEGPTGTDSTERNYLGWLIRDRVPRRLRRIVESASVRTLGELLALALLTVIVGLGYLWGWLEELG, from the coding sequence ATGCAGGTTTCCGTCGTCGTCGCCACGCACGCGATGGCGCGCTATCCGGCGCTGCGCGAAGCCGTCGAGAGCGTTCTCGAACAGAGTCACGAGCCGGTCGAACTGGTGGTTGTCGTCGACGGGACGGAGGCCGTCGCGAGGCGTGCCGAGCAGGAGTTCGGTAACCACGCGAACGTGCGTATCCACTGCCTGCCGGATAACCGCGGCGTGTCAGCGACGCGAACTCGCGGAGCCGAACTCGCCACGGGCGAGGTAGTCGCCTTTCTCGACGACGACGCTATCGCCGAGCCGGACTGGATCGAACGGCTCGTGGCAGCCTACGACGACCACGACGCCCTCGCGGTCGGCGGGCGGATGATCGGCGACTGGCGTGGCGGTCGGCCGTGGTATCTCCCGACCGAATTCGACTGGCTCGTCGGCGTCACCTACCCTGATTTTGCCGAGGCGGGCGCGGAGGTCCGGAACACCTTCGAGTCGAACCTCTCGGTTCGGCGGGACGTCTTCCTCGAACTGGGCGGCTTCGATCCCGATCTCGGGCCAACCGCCGATCGGTACCGCCATGGCGAAGGGGCAGCCTTTGGTGACCGCCTTCGTGCGGAGTACGACCGTGGGGTCGTTTACGCGCCCGACGCCGTCGTCGCACACACCGTCTTTGAGTATCGAACCAGACCGTGGTTTCTCGCCCTACGCGCCTTTCAGCAGGGAACATCGAAGCGACGGCTGGATCGCAGCAGCGAGGGACCAACCGGCACGGACAGTACCGAACGCAACTATCTGGGCTGGCTCATTCGGGATCGCGTTCCACGGCGACTCCGCAGAATCGTCGAGTCGGCATCAGTTCGAACGCTGGGAGAACTCCTTGCGCTTGCCCTGCTCACCGTGATCGTCGGCCTCGGCTACCTGTGGGGCTGGCTGGAGGAGCTGGGATGA
- a CDS encoding redox-regulated ATPase YchF — protein MSYRIGLVGKPSVGKSTFFNAATMNDVPEGAYPFTTIDPSVGEAYVRVKCAAPEFDETCTPSVGYCDDGTRFVPTKLVDVAGLIPGAHEGAGLGNQFLSDLNETDVLVHVVDFSGETDIEGEPTEGHDPRDDIDFLETELDQWYLSVLGKGIERYETGYTTEDDDIEEELAEQMSAFRITEDEIKRLIRRVDIGFDPAEWDDEDRLELAREIRRETKPMVIAANKMDTSEAQENYAEITSDPDYEHLTMVPASAHAEKALKSADESGVVEYTPGAGGFEIIGDVSGSQEAGLEQIREFVDEYGATGVQDALEAALFDVLGVIPVFPGGANGLGNERGEVLPDCYLLPPNSTAEDFAYSLHSDIGEGFLHAIDCRSNRQRGASYDLDERDVLEVVTTN, from the coding sequence ATGAGTTACCGGATCGGACTGGTCGGCAAGCCCTCCGTGGGAAAGTCGACGTTTTTTAACGCAGCGACGATGAACGACGTCCCCGAGGGTGCCTACCCGTTTACGACGATCGACCCGAGCGTGGGCGAGGCCTACGTTCGCGTCAAGTGTGCGGCACCGGAGTTCGACGAGACGTGTACCCCCTCGGTCGGCTACTGTGACGACGGGACTCGCTTTGTTCCGACGAAACTGGTCGACGTTGCGGGGCTGATCCCCGGCGCACACGAGGGCGCTGGGCTGGGCAACCAGTTCCTGAGCGACCTGAACGAGACCGACGTGCTGGTCCACGTCGTCGATTTCTCCGGTGAGACCGATATCGAGGGGGAACCGACCGAGGGTCACGACCCGCGGGACGACATCGACTTCCTCGAAACCGAACTCGATCAGTGGTACCTGAGCGTCCTCGGGAAGGGTATCGAACGGTACGAGACAGGGTACACTACCGAGGACGACGATATCGAGGAAGAGCTCGCAGAGCAGATGAGTGCGTTCCGGATCACCGAAGACGAGATCAAGCGCCTGATCCGACGGGTCGATATCGGCTTCGATCCGGCGGAGTGGGACGACGAGGATCGGCTCGAACTGGCGCGCGAGATCCGACGCGAGACCAAACCGATGGTGATCGCGGCCAACAAGATGGACACGTCCGAGGCCCAGGAGAACTACGCCGAGATCACGTCGGATCCCGACTACGAACACCTGACGATGGTTCCCGCGAGTGCCCACGCCGAGAAGGCACTGAAGTCCGCGGACGAATCCGGTGTCGTCGAGTACACGCCCGGCGCGGGCGGGTTCGAGATTATCGGCGACGTCTCCGGGAGTCAGGAGGCCGGACTCGAGCAGATCCGCGAGTTCGTCGACGAGTACGGCGCGACCGGCGTTCAGGATGCACTCGAAGCCGCGCTGTTCGACGTGCTCGGCGTCATACCGGTGTTCCCGGGCGGTGCGAACGGTCTTGGGAACGAACGCGGCGAGGTGCTGCCCGACTGCTACCTGCTCCCGCCGAACTCGACTGCCGAAGACTTCGCGTACAGCCTCCACTCCGATATCGGCGAGGGCTTTCTCCACGCCATCGATTGCCGATCGAATCGACAGCGCGGTGCGAGTTACGACCTCGACGAACGCGACGTGCTCGAAGTGGTGACGACAAACTAG
- a CDS encoding NUDIX domain-containing protein, which produces MPPSTATYVHKACAYITRSDGELLVFDGPEYEGKQVPKGTLDDDESPREALQREVYEETGLDDLDSVEHLQTDLWQRREGRWYVRHFFHARVDDPREEWVHTVTGEGEEVGDEYECTWVTVSERTQFALDLDEYLYLLPLRTSTSSPTPQSTRS; this is translated from the coding sequence ATGCCGCCCAGTACAGCAACGTACGTACACAAAGCTTGTGCGTACATCACCCGATCCGATGGTGAACTGCTCGTGTTCGATGGCCCGGAGTACGAGGGGAAACAGGTCCCGAAAGGAACGCTTGATGACGATGAGTCGCCACGAGAGGCACTGCAACGAGAAGTCTACGAGGAGACTGGTCTCGACGACCTCGACTCGGTCGAGCATCTGCAAACGGATCTCTGGCAGCGTCGGGAGGGACGCTGGTACGTCAGACACTTTTTCCATGCACGCGTTGACGATCCACGAGAGGAATGGGTCCATACGGTGACCGGTGAAGGAGAGGAAGTCGGGGATGAGTACGAGTGCACGTGGGTTACGGTTTCCGAGCGGACACAGTTCGCGCTCGATCTCGATGAGTACCTCTACTTACTTCCGCTCAGGACGTCGACATCCTCCCCGACCCCACAGTCGACCCGGTCGTAG
- a CDS encoding NUDIX hydrolase, with protein sequence MDNSEREGARTGDDWTVLESVTEYETGWYEGGYDLVEQPNGTTKRYYWAELPPAVVIVAVANDQLVCVEQYRPTIRESQLELPAGIVEDGESYTTAGARELREETGFDPSGTSLLQTYKVATGVLRHERGIVFAEGLTPVEQELDDNEFLDVRTVPVDEAVERVRENPTNDATINGVLLAREDGLL encoded by the coding sequence ATGGACAACTCCGAACGGGAGGGGGCGAGGACAGGAGACGACTGGACGGTGCTCGAATCGGTGACCGAATACGAGACTGGCTGGTACGAGGGCGGCTACGACCTCGTCGAACAGCCAAACGGTACCACGAAGCGCTACTACTGGGCTGAACTGCCGCCCGCAGTCGTCATCGTTGCTGTCGCGAACGACCAGCTCGTCTGTGTCGAGCAGTACCGGCCGACGATTCGGGAGAGCCAGCTCGAACTGCCTGCCGGAATCGTCGAGGACGGCGAGTCCTACACCACTGCCGGAGCACGGGAACTCCGCGAGGAGACCGGCTTCGATCCGTCGGGGACCTCGCTGTTGCAGACGTACAAAGTGGCGACAGGGGTCCTCCGCCACGAACGCGGGATCGTCTTCGCCGAGGGGCTAACGCCGGTCGAACAGGAACTCGATGACAACGAGTTCCTCGATGTCCGAACTGTCCCGGTCGACGAGGCCGTCGAGCGGGTGCGGGAGAATCCGACCAACGACGCGACGATCAACGGCGTGTTGCTTGCCAGAGAGGACGGGCTATTGTAG